The proteins below are encoded in one region of Paenibacillus albus:
- a CDS encoding cation diffusion facilitator family transporter, translating to MSANQRYANAESAAWTGLIGNVCIAAVKGGIGLWSGSKSLLADACRSASDAAASFVSLTGVRRCRQLGSPHAPVSASKGRLEAGSGMVVSLLLMIVGLEIGISAIKSIADGVDDGPSWPAAAVVMIAFLVKEIRFPMKERGADLYASVAAFVGTGGAMLGKPLHLPLLYYFDPAASLIIVVIVFTSGYRVASAAVMRSRYLEVEPADMSEVKAVVQRMEGVINVEVLRAREHGHYAVAEVVISVNPRISVLEGNEIAKRVKYFLMKRFSHMTEVTVHVEPYDPGYPYKTNHEVSQEQIPTLLQ from the coding sequence ATGTCAGCGAACCAACGTTATGCCAATGCAGAGTCTGCCGCATGGACAGGGCTAATCGGCAATGTCTGTATCGCAGCAGTTAAAGGCGGGATCGGCCTATGGTCAGGCAGCAAATCGCTGCTTGCAGACGCTTGCCGATCTGCGTCAGACGCAGCCGCATCGTTCGTCTCCTTAACAGGTGTCCGCAGATGCAGGCAGCTTGGCTCTCCTCATGCTCCGGTTTCGGCTTCCAAGGGTCGCTTGGAAGCCGGCTCGGGCATGGTGGTATCCTTGCTGCTCATGATCGTCGGACTTGAAATCGGCATCTCGGCAATCAAATCGATAGCCGATGGTGTTGATGACGGACCGAGCTGGCCAGCAGCAGCCGTCGTTATGATCGCTTTTCTAGTCAAGGAAATTCGGTTTCCAATGAAAGAACGCGGAGCCGATCTGTACGCATCGGTAGCAGCATTTGTTGGAACAGGTGGCGCTATGCTGGGTAAGCCGCTTCATTTGCCGCTCTTATATTATTTTGATCCGGCGGCTTCGCTCATCATCGTTGTCATCGTATTCACAAGCGGTTATCGTGTCGCATCGGCAGCTGTCATGCGCAGCAGGTATCTTGAAGTAGAGCCTGCGGACATGTCCGAAGTGAAGGCGGTCGTACAGCGCATGGAAGGTGTAATCAATGTGGAAGTGCTCCGTGCTCGCGAGCACGGTCACTATGCCGTAGCGGAAGTTGTCATCAGCGTGAACCCGCGCATCTCCGTCCTCGAAGGCAATGAAATTGCCAAACGGGTCAAATATTTCTTGATGAAGCGGTTCAGCCACATGACCGAAGTAACGGTGCATGTCGAGCCTTACGATCCTGGGTACCCGTACAAAACAAATCATGAAGTCAGTCAAGAACAAATCCCGACGCTACTGCAATAG
- the secF gene encoding protein translocase subunit SecF: MRFSGFAQVSEGKFNFVKKARYFFIFSIIITILGIVTLGVFGLNYGVDFRAGSSVDIALKKDLSGQKAEIEKFLSDGGFGSPGLTVGSNRVTLRFDDVLTDAKEKELKAGFSEKFDKEASMEVNTVDVEIAKELQTNALKAVLVASIGIVIYVSIRFEWRFAVAAIVALLHDAFIVISLFSIFRLEVNLPFIVAVLTIIGYSINDTIVIFDRVRENLRFAKLKTHEDVAKVVNVSIWQTLVRSINTVMTVVVAAVCLLIFGSESIKLFSLAILFGLVSGAYSSIFIASPLWLVLKNKQKPKPAVKSPAAS; the protein is encoded by the coding sequence GTGCGCTTTAGTGGATTTGCACAAGTATCCGAAGGTAAATTCAATTTTGTAAAGAAGGCTCGTTACTTCTTTATTTTCTCGATTATTATTACGATTCTCGGTATCGTGACGCTCGGTGTGTTCGGCCTGAACTATGGCGTTGACTTCCGTGCAGGATCCAGCGTAGATATTGCGCTCAAGAAGGATTTGTCGGGACAAAAGGCAGAGATTGAGAAATTTCTTAGCGATGGCGGGTTCGGCAGCCCAGGGCTTACTGTCGGCTCCAATCGCGTAACGCTTCGTTTCGACGATGTGTTGACTGATGCGAAGGAGAAGGAGCTTAAAGCAGGCTTCTCCGAAAAATTCGATAAAGAAGCTTCGATGGAAGTGAATACCGTTGACGTAGAAATCGCCAAAGAGCTTCAAACGAATGCGCTCAAAGCGGTTCTCGTAGCAAGCATCGGTATTGTCATTTATGTCAGCATCCGTTTCGAATGGCGATTTGCCGTAGCGGCGATTGTCGCTTTGCTGCATGATGCGTTTATCGTTATCAGCTTGTTCTCGATTTTCCGATTGGAAGTGAATCTGCCATTCATTGTTGCGGTTCTGACCATTATCGGTTATTCAATCAACGATACCATCGTTATCTTCGACCGCGTGCGCGAGAATTTACGCTTTGCGAAGCTCAAGACGCATGAGGATGTTGCGAAGGTCGTAAATGTGAGTATTTGGCAGACACTTGTCCGTTCCATCAATACGGTCATGACTGTCGTTGTGGCGGCAGTGTGCTTGCTCATCTTCGGCTCTGAATCAATCAAGCTGTTCTCTCTTGCCATTCTATTCGGTCTTGTAAGCGGCGCGTATTCGTCGATCTTCATTGCGAGCCCGCTCTGGCTCGTTCTGAAAAACAAACAAAAACCGAAGCCGGCAGTCAAGTCTCCGGCTGCTTCGTAG